A single genomic interval of Trichosurus vulpecula isolate mTriVul1 chromosome 6, mTriVul1.pri, whole genome shotgun sequence harbors:
- the LOC118852658 gene encoding vomeronasal type-1 receptor 1-like, which yields MSSHKEGLQTVYLTVLFFGVTGNMFLLYLHSLKFITGHRKRFISLIIINLAFAHILMILFRGTATIITNWGWRSFLDDTMGKIFNYFIRVTRGLSLSSTCLLSVFQAIIISPSSLKWAEVKTTAQKYIPSCCVLTRVFNLLLDIVAPMNYSHPKNSSNERWRIGHISFDLQAISVIKILICESVVDALFVGLMICSSGYMVFVLHRHNQQVQHIHSTSLSPRASPETRATKAILTLVITFVCFNSVSSPFIIYVASARETRHWGLHLTVSLSMFYPIVSPFMLITIDTKKPKSFATLLSLKGAFQEGLPS from the coding sequence ATGAGCTCTCATAAAGAAGGCCTACAGACTGTCTACTTGACTGTGCTTTTCTTCGGAGTAACAGGGAATATGTTCCTTCTTTATCTACACAGCCTCAAGTTCATCACTGGTCACAGGAAAAGATTCATAAGCCTGATCATCATCAATTTGGCCTTTGCCCATATATTGATGATTCTTTTTAGGGGCACTGCCACCATAATAACCAATTGGGGATGGAGATCTTTCCTAGATGACACAATGGGTAAAATCTTCAATTACTTCATAAGAGTGACCCGGGGCCTTTCTCTTTCCAGTACCTGTCTCCTAAGTGTCTTCCAGGCCATCATCATCAGTCCCAGCAGCCTTAAGTGGGCAGAGGTTAAAACAACAGCCCAAAAGTACATTCCTTCCTGCTGCGTCCTGACCAGGGTTTTCAATCTTCTTCTTGATATTGTTGCGCCTATGAATTACAGCCATCCAAAAAACAGCAGTAATGAAAGATGGAGGATTGGGCATATTTCTTTTGACTTGCAAGCCATTAGtgttataaaaattttaatttgtgaGTCAGTTGTTGATGCTCTGTTTGTGGGTCTCATGATCTGCTCCAGTGGCTATATGGTGTTTGTCCTGCACAGACACAATCAGCAAGTCCAACACATTCACAGCACGAGCCTCTCCCCCAGAGCCTCCCCTGAGACCAGAGCCACCAAAGCCATCCTGACACTGGTGATCACCTTTGTCTGCTTTAACTCAGTCAGTTCCCCTTTCATCATTTATGTAGCTTCTGCTAGAGAAACCAGACACTGGGGGTTACATTTGACTGTCTCACTTTCCATGTTTTATCCAATAGTCAGTCCTTTCATGTTGATCACCATTGACACCAAGAAGCCCAAGTCTTTTGCTACTCTCTTAAGTTTGAAGGGTGCCTTTCAGGAAGGACTCCCTAGTTAA